Proteins encoded together in one Streptomyces sp. NBC_01216 window:
- the pheA gene encoding prephenate dehydratase, producing MSATRYTYLGPEGTFTEAALRTLPEAATRELVPMVSVPAALDAVRNGEAAAALVPIENSVEGGVTATLDELASGEPLMIYREVVLPIAFALLVRPGTPLSEIKTVTGHPVAQPQVRNWLRAHLPDAVWESAASNADGARLVQEGRFDAAFAGEFAAATYGLEALVTEIHDAENAETRFVLVGRPARPAAPTGADKTSVVLWLGEDHPGALLELLQEFAVRGVNLMLIQSRPTGAGIGNYCFAVDAEGHISDRRVGEALMGLKRICPNVRFLGSYPRAGVSVREVGPLRHGTSDTDFMAASDWLARAQDGRA from the coding sequence ATGTCAGCCACCCGGTATACGTATCTCGGTCCCGAAGGCACGTTCACGGAGGCCGCGTTGCGTACGCTGCCCGAGGCCGCGACCCGGGAGCTCGTCCCGATGGTCTCCGTCCCGGCCGCGCTGGACGCCGTCCGCAACGGCGAGGCCGCCGCCGCTCTCGTGCCGATCGAGAACTCCGTGGAGGGCGGGGTCACCGCCACCCTGGACGAGCTGGCCTCCGGTGAGCCGCTGATGATCTACCGCGAAGTGGTCCTCCCGATCGCCTTCGCCTTGCTGGTACGTCCCGGGACCCCGCTGTCCGAGATCAAGACGGTGACCGGCCACCCGGTGGCACAGCCCCAGGTGCGCAACTGGCTGCGGGCGCATCTGCCCGACGCCGTGTGGGAATCGGCCGCCTCGAACGCCGATGGCGCCCGGCTCGTCCAGGAGGGCCGCTTCGACGCCGCCTTCGCCGGCGAGTTCGCGGCGGCGACCTACGGCCTGGAGGCCCTGGTCACCGAGATCCACGACGCCGAGAACGCCGAGACCCGCTTCGTCCTGGTCGGCCGGCCCGCCCGGCCCGCGGCGCCGACCGGGGCCGACAAGACCTCGGTCGTGCTGTGGCTGGGCGAGGACCACCCCGGCGCGCTCCTCGAACTGCTCCAGGAGTTCGCCGTCCGCGGCGTCAACCTGATGCTCATCCAGTCCCGCCCCACCGGCGCCGGCATCGGGAACTACTGCTTCGCGGTGGACGCGGAGGGTCATATCTCCGACCGGCGGGTGGGCGAGGCGCTGATGGGTCTCAAGCGGATCTGCCCGAACGTGCGCTTCCTCGGCTCGTACCCCCGGGCGGGCGTCTCGGTGCGGGAGGTGGGGCCGCTTCGGCACGGGACGTCGGACACGGACTTCATGGCTGCCTCCGATTGGTTGGCGAGAGCCCAGGACGGCCGGGCCTGA